The following coding sequences lie in one Alloacidobacterium dinghuense genomic window:
- a CDS encoding energy transducer TonB has product MASNNNDLLNRANLGLLPEPQGRFGSFGVSTAVNVLAGAILILLTMAQVHQQKAHQYQTTQLVFPVEQPKPYVPPVPKVKVIPPPPKVQPQQAKIIPPKPQPEPPKPQVVKLPTPETPHLVAAPPKAVAPPPQPKVGLFKSAAPTQVANNTAAPTIKTGGFGDPVGVTPNPNASKPANIAAVGSFSAAPGLGQGAGAARQGSVHGTAFGSGVANGVPGGKDRGTVASAGFSNGVVGGTGTPGSHGTVAVGNFGTPASAASSDTHTAKVQEPATTPLVVVAKPLPQYTAEAKQLKIEGDVTLEVRFTASGQVQVIRVVNGLGHGLDQQAMLAAEHIRFKPATKNGAPVDQVSVIHISFQLA; this is encoded by the coding sequence ATGGCGAGTAACAATAACGATCTGCTAAATCGTGCGAATTTAGGCCTTCTTCCCGAACCACAAGGTCGTTTCGGCTCTTTCGGGGTCAGTACCGCAGTCAACGTCCTGGCCGGAGCCATCCTGATCCTGCTCACTATGGCTCAGGTGCATCAGCAAAAGGCACACCAATATCAGACGACGCAGCTGGTCTTCCCCGTTGAGCAGCCTAAGCCATATGTCCCGCCCGTTCCCAAGGTAAAGGTCATTCCGCCGCCGCCCAAGGTGCAACCGCAGCAGGCGAAAATTATCCCGCCGAAACCTCAGCCGGAACCGCCAAAGCCTCAAGTAGTAAAGCTCCCAACTCCAGAGACACCACATCTGGTCGCGGCGCCCCCAAAGGCTGTTGCGCCTCCCCCGCAGCCCAAGGTTGGGCTCTTTAAGAGCGCTGCGCCAACGCAGGTAGCCAACAACACTGCGGCCCCGACCATAAAGACTGGCGGATTTGGTGACCCGGTTGGAGTCACGCCGAATCCCAATGCATCGAAGCCCGCGAACATAGCCGCCGTAGGATCTTTCAGTGCCGCACCCGGATTAGGACAGGGCGCAGGAGCGGCCCGTCAGGGTAGCGTGCACGGTACAGCGTTTGGCTCCGGTGTCGCTAATGGCGTTCCCGGCGGAAAGGACCGTGGCACGGTTGCATCGGCTGGCTTCAGCAACGGCGTAGTAGGAGGTACTGGTACTCCGGGAAGCCACGGAACAGTCGCGGTAGGCAACTTTGGCACTCCCGCCAGCGCCGCATCCAGCGATACGCACACCGCCAAGGTCCAGGAGCCTGCAACGACTCCTCTGGTGGTCGTTGCGAAACCGCTTCCTCAGTACACTGCTGAAGCGAAACAATTGAAGATTGAAGGCGATGTGACACTTGAAGTCCGCTTTACCGCCTCCGGACAGGTCCAGGTTATACGTGTTGTAAACGGGCTTGGACACGGACTCGATCAACAGGCGATGCTGGCGGCCGAGCATATTCGCTTCAAGCCAGCCACCAAGAATGGCGCGCCCGTTGATCAGGTGAGCGTGATACACATCAGCTTCCAGCTTGCCTAA
- a CDS encoding 2-isopropylmalate synthase has translation MILDATPDRLLFFDTTLRDGEQSPGCSMTQHEKLAMAHALEDLGVDILEAGFAISSEGDFAGIQAVAKEIRQPRITSLARAKREDIERAAAALEHAERSRIHIFLASSDIHLQYKLKMSREEALEQVAKSVRLARTYVDDVEFSPEDSTRTEIDFLCKMVQVAIEAGATTINMPDTVGYSVPNEYGAMFRTVRERVPGADKVIFSSHCHNDLGLAVANSLAAIDGGARQVECTINGIGERAGNAALEEIAAALIVRADQYPVEHGLKADQLFPASQQLAKVISFAPSPNKAVVGSNAFAHEAGIHQHGVLSNPLTYEIMTPASVGVPTNRMVLGKHSGRHALRSRLHDLGYQLAAPDLDAAYRAFTELADKKKAIYDQDLINLVAHHKRHEDLISTEPISEAS, from the coding sequence ATGATCCTAGACGCCACACCAGACAGGCTTCTTTTCTTCGATACGACCCTTCGCGATGGCGAACAATCCCCTGGCTGCAGCATGACCCAGCACGAGAAGCTGGCCATGGCCCACGCGCTTGAGGACCTCGGCGTCGATATTCTGGAAGCCGGTTTTGCCATCTCATCGGAGGGGGATTTCGCCGGCATTCAGGCAGTCGCCAAAGAGATTCGCCAGCCGCGCATCACTTCGCTCGCCCGCGCCAAGCGCGAGGACATTGAGCGCGCCGCAGCAGCCCTTGAACACGCCGAGCGCTCGCGCATTCATATCTTCCTTGCTAGCTCCGACATTCACCTTCAGTACAAGCTGAAGATGAGCCGCGAAGAAGCGCTCGAACAGGTGGCAAAATCCGTCAGACTGGCCCGCACCTACGTCGACGATGTGGAATTCTCCCCGGAGGATTCCACCCGTACCGAAATCGATTTCCTCTGCAAAATGGTTCAGGTCGCGATTGAAGCCGGAGCGACCACCATCAACATGCCCGATACTGTCGGCTACTCCGTCCCCAATGAATACGGCGCGATGTTCCGCACCGTTCGCGAGCGGGTTCCCGGCGCAGACAAGGTCATATTCTCCTCGCACTGTCACAACGATCTAGGCCTCGCCGTCGCCAACTCCCTCGCCGCCATCGATGGTGGAGCGCGCCAGGTTGAGTGCACCATTAACGGCATCGGCGAGCGCGCCGGCAACGCAGCCCTTGAAGAAATCGCCGCAGCCCTTATTGTTCGCGCCGATCAGTATCCCGTCGAGCATGGCCTCAAGGCGGACCAGCTCTTCCCCGCGAGCCAGCAACTCGCTAAGGTCATCAGCTTCGCGCCCTCCCCAAACAAAGCCGTCGTCGGCAGCAACGCCTTCGCGCACGAGGCCGGCATCCATCAGCATGGCGTGCTCTCGAATCCTCTGACTTACGAGATCATGACGCCCGCGTCGGTCGGCGTTCCGACCAACAGGATGGTCCTTGGCAAGCACTCAGGGCGCCACGCGCTGCGCTCGCGCCTCCATGATCTCGGCTACCAGCTCGCAGCTCCGGATCTCGACGCAGCCTACCGCGCCTTTACCGAACTCGCCGATAAGAAGAAAGCCATCTACGATCAGGACCTCATCAATCTCGTCGCGCATCATAAGCGCCACGAAGACCTGATCTCGACTGAACCGATCAGCGAAGCCAGCTGA
- a CDS encoding outer membrane beta-barrel protein, producing the protein MFQKLFAFALLLLPLSTSAQVAPAVSGHGWSLSAGAEYSNFQPDWGPDRLQGIAVFADVDHILLRNLGAEGEARWLRFSPPQGETEDNYLLGPRYRVWRHHALSLYGKFLLGGGWITYYPSTIGSGSYFAYAPGGTAEFRVARRWSVRGDYEYQFWPSAPGLAFTFPNPSHGLSPNGFSVGASYKIF; encoded by the coding sequence GTGTTTCAGAAACTCTTTGCTTTTGCACTTCTTCTACTTCCCCTGTCTACGTCAGCTCAAGTTGCACCAGCCGTAAGCGGGCATGGCTGGTCGTTATCCGCCGGCGCTGAATACTCGAACTTCCAGCCGGACTGGGGTCCCGACCGCCTGCAAGGAATTGCCGTTTTCGCGGATGTCGATCACATTTTGCTGCGAAATCTTGGCGCAGAGGGCGAGGCTCGCTGGCTGCGCTTTAGTCCACCCCAGGGCGAGACGGAAGACAACTACCTGCTCGGACCCCGCTACAGAGTTTGGCGCCATCACGCGCTTTCTTTATATGGAAAATTCCTCCTGGGTGGAGGATGGATCACGTATTATCCCTCGACCATCGGCAGCGGAAGCTACTTCGCCTATGCTCCGGGCGGAACAGCCGAATTCCGTGTCGCTCGTCGCTGGAGCGTCCGCGGAGACTATGAATACCAGTTCTGGCCCTCGGCTCCTGGCCTTGCTTTCACCTTTCCGAACCCCAGCCACGGACTGAGTCCCAACGGCTTCAGCGTGGGTGCTTCCTACAAAATCTTCTAG
- a CDS encoding LysR family transcriptional regulator — protein MELSQLETFLTVVAERSFSRAAIRLHRTQPAVSQVIRKLEEEIGEPLFERASRDGTLTTAGEVLRDYAERLLRLRNEAASALEEVRALERGRLTLAANEYTCLYLLPVLDEFRRLCPQISIMVQRSLASRIPDEVLRRTAEIGIVSFQPDEDQLAAIAVYADDLVFVVPPKHVLAREEQVQIRDLGAENFVAHNVASPRRKLVEESFAKHRTPLNIGVELPSLEAIKRFVATGNGVALVPALSVQTEIVRGELVSVAVPELDCSRQLWLVYRKQGTLSYAALAFLRVVRTLAEDRGTPFLYVEKKHGDEKKPDASKQSQR, from the coding sequence ATGGAATTATCCCAACTGGAAACCTTTCTTACGGTCGTCGCCGAGCGCAGCTTCTCGCGTGCGGCTATACGGCTGCATAGAACGCAGCCAGCGGTGAGCCAGGTAATCCGGAAACTTGAGGAAGAAATTGGTGAACCACTCTTTGAGCGGGCATCGCGCGACGGTACGCTGACGACGGCGGGCGAGGTGCTGCGCGACTATGCGGAACGGTTGCTGCGCTTGCGCAATGAAGCTGCAAGCGCGCTTGAGGAAGTACGAGCGCTGGAGCGCGGGCGCCTGACGCTGGCCGCTAATGAGTACACCTGCCTGTATCTGCTTCCGGTGCTGGATGAGTTTCGCCGTCTGTGTCCGCAGATATCGATTATGGTCCAGCGATCGTTGGCGAGCCGCATTCCGGACGAGGTGCTGCGGCGCACGGCCGAGATTGGCATTGTCTCTTTTCAGCCGGACGAAGATCAGCTGGCGGCGATCGCTGTGTATGCGGATGACCTTGTGTTTGTCGTGCCGCCGAAGCATGTGCTGGCGCGCGAGGAGCAGGTCCAGATTCGTGATCTGGGCGCGGAGAATTTTGTCGCGCACAATGTCGCATCGCCAAGGCGGAAGCTGGTGGAAGAATCATTTGCGAAACACAGGACTCCTCTAAATATTGGTGTGGAATTGCCGAGTCTGGAGGCGATCAAACGTTTTGTCGCCACCGGAAATGGTGTCGCGCTGGTTCCGGCATTGTCGGTGCAGACGGAGATCGTGCGCGGCGAGTTGGTGTCGGTGGCGGTTCCGGAGCTCGATTGTTCGCGGCAGCTGTGGCTTGTGTATCGTAAGCAGGGTACTTTGTCGTACGCGGCACTGGCCTTTTTGCGCGTGGTGCGAACGCTGGCCGAAGACCGGGGCACGCCATTTCTCTATGTTGAGAAAAAGCATGGCGACGAGAAAAAGCCGGATGCGTCTAAACAGAGTCAGCGGTAG
- a CDS encoding acyloxyacyl hydrolase, with amino-acid sequence MKKILLSLALLSFSAAAGFAQESRQDASLSWAALIPPHVVGNTVQQDGTIGVYGVVASYRYMLTPRSALELNYQYNQDIQKFVTSFNSIRVHTRMQEISGAYVYNFTFKNFNPFVEAGIGGYIFGPIKDQKTTDLDAKQSTNIGALYGAGIAYELSPSWDIRAEYRGIVVKAPNFGLEQYRTNRYYNISNPTIGVAYHF; translated from the coding sequence ATGAAGAAAATTTTGTTGTCTTTGGCGTTGCTGTCATTTTCGGCAGCGGCTGGATTTGCACAGGAGAGCAGGCAGGACGCGAGCTTAAGCTGGGCAGCGTTGATTCCCCCTCACGTGGTTGGCAATACGGTACAGCAGGATGGAACGATCGGCGTATACGGCGTTGTGGCCAGCTACCGGTACATGCTTACACCACGCAGCGCACTTGAACTGAATTACCAGTACAACCAGGACATCCAGAAGTTTGTGACGAGCTTTAACTCGATCCGCGTGCACACGCGCATGCAGGAAATTTCCGGCGCATATGTCTACAACTTCACGTTCAAGAACTTCAACCCTTTTGTGGAAGCCGGTATTGGCGGTTACATTTTTGGGCCGATCAAGGACCAGAAGACGACAGATCTAGACGCCAAGCAGAGCACCAACATTGGTGCGTTGTATGGCGCCGGCATTGCGTATGAGCTGAGCCCAAGCTGGGACATTCGCGCGGAGTACCGCGGCATTGTCGTCAAGGCTCCGAACTTTGGATTGGAACAGTATCGGACGAACCGCTACTACAACATCAGCAATCCGACGATCGGCGTAGCCTACCACTTCTAG